The proteins below are encoded in one region of Rhizobacter sp.:
- a CDS encoding (2Fe-2S)-binding protein: MELTLNRQPLTLGDEQAAQPLLWWLREDKGLTGTRYGCGEGVCGACTVHLDGQAVRSCITPCSAAAGRDLTTIEGLARGDTLHPVQQAWLELAVAQCGYCQSGQIMGAAALLASTPNPSDEQIGAAMAGHLCRCGTYDRIRAGIHRAAQIARERGAR, from the coding sequence ATGGAACTGACGCTCAATCGACAACCCCTCACGCTCGGCGACGAGCAGGCCGCGCAGCCCCTGCTGTGGTGGCTGCGCGAAGACAAGGGCCTCACCGGCACCCGCTACGGCTGCGGCGAGGGCGTGTGCGGCGCCTGCACCGTGCACCTCGACGGCCAGGCGGTGCGCTCGTGCATCACCCCGTGCAGCGCCGCCGCCGGGCGCGACCTCACCACCATCGAAGGCCTGGCGCGCGGCGACACCTTGCACCCGGTGCAGCAGGCCTGGCTGGAGCTGGCGGTGGCGCAGTGCGGCTACTGCCAGAGCGGCCAGATCATGGGCGCGGCGGCCTTGCTGGCCAGCACGCCCAACCCCAGCGACGAACAGATCGGCGCCGCGATGGCCGGCCACCTTTGCCGGTGCGGCACTTACGACCGCATCCGCGCCGGCATCCACCGCGCCGCGCAGATTGCCCGTGAGCGAGGTGCACGATGA
- a CDS encoding molybdopterin-dependent oxidoreductase, giving the protein MSATLSRRALLATGGITVAFGLGGCSLIPPIPKRPAPTLDDALGWIHRTPEGRFLLWCPRVEMGQNVLGGLRRIAALELGVAEDTIEVRIPGTGDIRRVKGTVGSDSVRELLVPLATACARLRDEMKARGVAPPLRAITSLRQRTALPPVAPPQHHALVTGAPVFAADVRLPGLLHATVLHPPWRPELGVALDGWNREAVQAVPGFVAQLTLPEVDGPVLVARHPAALFAMRRAADVRWTKPAHTPDPERMVDIDGVLAKGRFTKDSCAVQDGPWTVDLRLDVPMAAHAAIEPRCAVAQFSTDSDGKPTLDLWCATQDPFFMRDVMARDHGLPLDRITVHNHRLGGGFGGRTVALIEREAAYVARAMKAPVKLQWMREDEFTGAFHRPPSSHRVKLRVGSDGLISDWWHALSSSHVIFTSAGMPPWMQTFTDFVGDAGTARGQHAPYAFARQRRSMQLTRVPLATGPWRGLGAGPNVLAIEAAMDAAARASQQDPVAFRLRHLAHAPAGEHLVEPSRLSAVLKRVAERAAREAPRAAAPGARVGRGVACGVYKGLSVVAAVAEVAITADRIRVTKLWCSHDCGAIVDARSVRAQVEGNLVWSLSLVLFDQLTAPEARAAQTAFADYPLPRITDMPMLDIDLVASDKPPSGAGEAAIVAGAGAVYNALVAASGKQPMRLPVMPTDLS; this is encoded by the coding sequence ATGAGCGCCACGCTGTCGCGCCGCGCGCTGCTGGCCACCGGCGGCATCACGGTCGCCTTCGGCCTCGGTGGCTGCTCGCTCATCCCGCCCATCCCCAAGCGCCCGGCCCCCACGCTCGACGACGCCCTCGGCTGGATCCACCGCACGCCCGAGGGCCGCTTCTTGCTGTGGTGCCCGCGCGTGGAGATGGGGCAAAACGTGCTCGGTGGCCTGCGCCGCATCGCGGCGCTCGAGCTGGGCGTGGCCGAGGACACGATCGAAGTGCGCATCCCCGGCACCGGTGACATCAGGCGTGTGAAGGGCACCGTGGGCAGCGATTCGGTGCGCGAGCTGCTGGTGCCGCTGGCCACCGCCTGCGCCCGCTTGCGCGACGAGATGAAAGCCCGAGGCGTCGCGCCGCCGCTTCGCGCGATCACCTCATTGCGACAACGCACGGCCTTGCCACCCGTCGCACCACCCCAGCACCACGCGCTCGTGACCGGCGCCCCCGTCTTCGCGGCCGATGTGCGCCTGCCCGGCCTGCTGCACGCGACCGTGTTGCACCCGCCGTGGCGGCCCGAACTCGGTGTGGCGCTGGACGGCTGGAACCGCGAGGCCGTGCAAGCCGTGCCCGGCTTCGTGGCCCAGCTCACGCTGCCCGAGGTCGACGGCCCCGTGCTGGTGGCACGCCACCCTGCCGCACTCTTCGCGATGCGCCGCGCCGCCGACGTGCGCTGGACGAAACCCGCGCATACCCCCGACCCCGAGCGCATGGTCGACATCGACGGCGTGCTCGCCAAAGGCCGCTTCACGAAAGACAGCTGCGCGGTGCAAGACGGGCCGTGGACGGTGGACCTTCGGCTCGACGTGCCGATGGCCGCCCATGCCGCCATCGAACCGCGCTGCGCGGTGGCGCAGTTCAGCACCGACTCCGACGGCAAGCCCACGCTCGACCTCTGGTGCGCCACGCAAGACCCGTTCTTCATGCGCGACGTGATGGCCCGCGACCACGGCCTGCCGCTGGATCGCATCACGGTGCACAACCACCGCCTCGGTGGCGGCTTCGGTGGCCGCACCGTGGCGTTGATCGAGCGCGAAGCGGCCTACGTGGCGCGGGCCATGAAGGCCCCGGTCAAGCTGCAATGGATGCGTGAAGACGAGTTCACCGGCGCCTTCCATCGCCCGCCGTCGTCGCACCGGGTGAAGCTGCGCGTGGGCAGCGATGGGCTCATCTCCGACTGGTGGCACGCCCTCTCCAGCTCGCACGTGATCTTCACCTCCGCTGGCATGCCGCCGTGGATGCAGACCTTCACCGATTTCGTGGGCGACGCCGGCACCGCGCGTGGCCAGCACGCGCCGTATGCATTCGCACGCCAGCGGCGCTCGATGCAGCTCACGCGGGTGCCGCTCGCCACCGGCCCCTGGCGCGGCCTCGGCGCCGGGCCCAACGTGCTGGCGATCGAAGCGGCGATGGACGCCGCCGCCCGCGCCAGCCAGCAGGACCCGGTGGCGTTTCGGCTGCGGCATCTGGCGCACGCACCTGCGGGGGAGCACCTCGTCGAACCCAGCCGCCTGTCGGCCGTGCTCAAGCGAGTGGCCGAGCGCGCCGCACGCGAGGCCCCTCGCGCCGCCGCACCGGGGGCGCGTGTGGGCCGCGGGGTCGCCTGCGGCGTCTACAAAGGCCTGAGCGTGGTCGCCGCCGTGGCCGAGGTCGCCATCACGGCCGATCGCATTCGCGTGACGAAGCTCTGGTGCAGCCACGACTGCGGTGCGATCGTCGATGCGCGCAGCGTGCGCGCGCAGGTGGAAGGCAACCTCGTGTGGAGCCTGAGCCTCGTGCTTTTCGATCAGCTCACCGCACCCGAGGCCCGCGCCGCGCAGACCGCGTTCGCCGACTACCCGCTGCCGCGCATCACCGACATGCCCATGCTCGACATCGACCTCGTGGCGAGCGACAAACCGCCCAGCGGGGCGGGAGAGGCAGCCATCGTGGCGGGCGCCGGTGCCGTCTACAACGCGCTGGTGGCCGCCAGCGGCAAGCAGCCCATGCGCCTGCCAGTTATGCCCACCGACCTCTCCTGA